From Triticum urartu cultivar G1812 chromosome 2, Tu2.1, whole genome shotgun sequence, a single genomic window includes:
- the LOC125534437 gene encoding exocyst complex component EXO70B1-like encodes MPVLGKIWDQDRALADWLFELDVDWVLQLHQLQDNSASWLQGSVVRWIRALMVTAYSIQEMVSTIRRTLAVAQFVKASISKMLVFIDALVSVPRVGNLGSVLDMYISVSNASYMFTPVVISPEAQIIFNETGGLLQREGNRLLETISNTMEEVRALIEDDDSWAIEIPRGGGGVHRKTQLMVDYIMSMWDAWNQISAPSHSAVNLRGLIENTVDYLKDLLLRKSELCSDPSLRYLFLLNNSHFITQVYGDHGGLERVKYMDNYLDVSWGPVLSCIPKSNFNGPFHCLINTSPLAKFQSAFHKTYHAQKFWKVPDPQLRDALRRTIAARVISGYHDCLKEHPELAELVSHRSSCPEVFEQMLGELFEG; translated from the coding sequence ATGCCAGTATTAGGAAAAATCTGGGACCAGGACCGTGCTCTGGCTGATTGGTTATTCGAGCTTGACGTCGACTGGGTTCTCCAGCTCCACCAGCTCCAAGACAACTCGGCATCATGGCTCCAAGGCTCGGTCGTCAGGTGGATTCGAGCTCTCATGGTAACTGCCTACAGTATCCAAGAGATGGTCAGCACCATTCGCCGGACGTTGGCGGTAGCACAGTTTGTCAAAGCGAGCATCTCCAAGATGCTCGTCTTCATCGATGCCCTCGTCTCTGTTCCAAGGGTGGGGAATTTAGGATCCGTGCTAGACATGTATATCTCTGTCTCCAATGCATCATACATGTTTACGCCGGTTGTGATCTCTCCAGAAGCCCAAATCATTTTCAACGAGACAGGTGGCTTGTTGCAAAGAGAAGGAAACAGACTATTGGAGACAATATCCAACACAATGGAGGAGGTGAGGGCACTCATAGAGGACGATGACTCATGGGCTATAGAGATTCCGCGAGGAGGAGGCGGGGTTCACAGGAAGACCCAGTTGATGGTGGATTACATCATGTCCATGTGGGATGCGTGGAACCAGATATCTGCACCGAGCCACAGCGCCGTAAACCTTCGTGGCCTAATAGAGAACACGGTCGATTATCTGAAGGATTTGCTTCTGAGAAAATCGGAGTTGTGCTCGGATCCAAGCCTGAGGTACCTATTCCTGCTCAACAATTCACATTTCATAACACAGGTGTATGGAGACCATGGGGGACTTGAACGTGTGAAGTACATGGACAACTATCTCGATGTTTCATGGGGTCCTGTGCTGTCCTGCATACCGAAATCAAATTTTAATGGACCATTCCATTGTTTGATCAACACCTCTCCGTTGGCTAAGTTCCAGTCGGCGTTTCATAAAACATATCATGCTCAAAAGTTCTGGAAGGTGCCAGATCCTCAGCTCAGAGATGCACTGCGGAGAACTATCGCCGCGAGAGTTATCTCAGGTTACCACGACTGCTTGAAGGAGCATCCGGAGCTAGCGGAACTTGTTAGCCACAGAAGCAGCTGCCCCGAGGTTTTTGAGCAAATGTTGGGAGAGCTATTTGAAGGGTGA